The Miscanthus floridulus cultivar M001 chromosome 7, ASM1932011v1, whole genome shotgun sequence genome includes a region encoding these proteins:
- the LOC136462943 gene encoding uncharacterized protein isoform X1, with protein sequence MLCYCRVIPVTDISSNSSCVRSFILSVSQIVYATEGLYPATWIHILYGASRRRWRGKAKAWPERMQDPRDDDFSVPKLHKKKVVYRPLPSGQLKGEPELLRREAPQSSGMVQKPPKRSLKVEPHTSPSDRGTPDSLPESGPTDEYRALRRKYLMLEEENFALDKELSMEEEEMKALEDEKLALLDQLVVLEGLVEPSQLQSQRRP encoded by the exons ATGTTGTGTTACTGCAGGGTTATCCCAGTAACTGACATATCAAGTAATAGTAGTTGTGTTCGTTCATTCATATTATCTGTTTCCCAAATAGTATACGCCACTGAGGGGCTGTATCCCGCCACATGGATACATATCCTATATGGAGCAAGTCGTCGGCGATGGCGAG GGAAGGCCAAGGCTTGGCCTGAGAGAATGCAAGACCCAAGGGATGATGATTTCTCAGTGCCAAAGTTGCATAAGAAGAAGGTTGTCTACCGACCACTGCCATCAGGCCAGCTCAAAGGTGAACCTGAACTGCTGCGGAGAGAGGCTCCACAGTCATCAGGCATGGTCCAAAAGCCACCCAAAAGAAGCTTGAAGGTTGAGCCTCACACGTCCCCTTCTGACAGAGGGACTCCAGATTCCCTGCCGGAATCTGGTCCTACCGATGAATACCGGGCGTTACGGAGGAAGTACCTGATGCTGGAGGAAGAGAACTTTGCATTGGACAAAGAACTGAGCATGGAAGAGGAAGAAATGAAGGCCCTAGAGGATGAAAAGCTTGCACTGCTTGATCAGCTTGTTGTCTTGGAAGGCCTTGTCGAGCCGTCCCAGCTGCAGTCTCAGCGTAGGCCGTGA
- the LOC136462943 gene encoding uncharacterized protein isoform X2: MQDPRDDDFSVPKLHKKKVVYRPLPSGQLKGEPELLRREAPQSSGMVQKPPKRSLKVEPHTSPSDRGTPDSLPESGPTDEYRALRRKYLMLEEENFALDKELSMEEEEMKALEDEKLALLDQLVVLEGLVEPSQLQSQRRP; encoded by the coding sequence ATGCAAGACCCAAGGGATGATGATTTCTCAGTGCCAAAGTTGCATAAGAAGAAGGTTGTCTACCGACCACTGCCATCAGGCCAGCTCAAAGGTGAACCTGAACTGCTGCGGAGAGAGGCTCCACAGTCATCAGGCATGGTCCAAAAGCCACCCAAAAGAAGCTTGAAGGTTGAGCCTCACACGTCCCCTTCTGACAGAGGGACTCCAGATTCCCTGCCGGAATCTGGTCCTACCGATGAATACCGGGCGTTACGGAGGAAGTACCTGATGCTGGAGGAAGAGAACTTTGCATTGGACAAAGAACTGAGCATGGAAGAGGAAGAAATGAAGGCCCTAGAGGATGAAAAGCTTGCACTGCTTGATCAGCTTGTTGTCTTGGAAGGCCTTGTCGAGCCGTCCCAGCTGCAGTCTCAGCGTAGGCCGTGA